The Microbacterium sp. Nx66 genome contains a region encoding:
- a CDS encoding NAD(P)/FAD-dependent oxidoreductase, producing MPKILIVGGGYAGFYTAWKLEKHLRKGEADVTMVDPLPYMTYQPFLPEVAAGSIEARHSVVAHRRHLKRTHVLTAKVTNINHAQKVATITPPVGEPYEFAYDQIVVTAGAVSRTFPIPGIADNAIGLKTIEEAVAIRDKVMSNFDKAASLPAGPERDRLLTVVVVGGGFAGIEVFAELRSLASSLVSKYPQLSFEDTHFHLIEAMGRIMPEVSLKTSEWVLKDLAKRGANVHLDTQVTGAIDGNVELSTGEVIPTDVIVWTAGVMANPTVVRGGDLPVEERGRIQTRADLRVGTPEAFVEGAWAAGDVSAVPDLSGGGVGGFCVPNAQHAVRQAKLLAKNVVAVLRGESPKEYFHKNLGAVAGLGLYNGVFQSGKIALKGFIAWLAHRGYHGLAMPTWERKWRVLWGWWNNLWLGRDLVNLQTVQNPRYVFEEFAARPRPAAPADTAPASGAPAAKAPAAEKPAAAPAAETPAEIKKPAAKRPAAKKAPASSTKDSAETAAAK from the coding sequence GTGCCCAAGATCCTGATCGTCGGCGGAGGGTACGCGGGTTTCTACACCGCGTGGAAGCTCGAGAAGCACCTGCGCAAGGGTGAGGCCGATGTGACCATGGTCGACCCGCTGCCGTACATGACGTACCAGCCGTTCCTCCCCGAGGTCGCCGCCGGATCGATCGAGGCCCGGCATTCGGTCGTCGCGCACCGCCGTCACCTGAAGCGCACGCACGTGCTCACCGCCAAGGTCACGAACATCAACCACGCGCAGAAGGTGGCCACCATCACGCCGCCCGTCGGCGAGCCGTACGAGTTCGCGTACGACCAGATCGTCGTCACCGCGGGCGCCGTCTCGCGCACGTTCCCGATCCCGGGCATCGCCGACAACGCCATCGGGCTCAAGACGATCGAAGAGGCCGTCGCGATCCGCGACAAGGTCATGTCGAACTTCGACAAGGCCGCCTCCCTCCCGGCCGGCCCCGAGCGCGACCGCCTGCTGACCGTCGTCGTCGTCGGCGGTGGCTTCGCGGGTATCGAGGTCTTCGCGGAGCTCCGCTCGCTCGCCTCCTCGCTGGTGAGCAAGTACCCGCAGCTGAGCTTCGAGGACACGCACTTCCACCTCATCGAAGCCATGGGGCGCATCATGCCCGAGGTCTCGCTGAAGACGAGTGAGTGGGTTCTCAAGGACCTCGCCAAGCGCGGCGCGAACGTCCACCTCGACACACAGGTCACCGGTGCCATCGACGGCAACGTCGAACTCTCGACCGGCGAGGTCATCCCGACGGACGTCATCGTCTGGACCGCCGGTGTCATGGCCAACCCGACCGTCGTGCGCGGCGGCGATCTGCCGGTGGAGGAGCGCGGTCGCATCCAGACCCGTGCCGACCTCCGCGTCGGTACGCCCGAGGCGTTCGTCGAGGGCGCCTGGGCCGCCGGTGATGTCTCGGCCGTCCCCGACCTCTCGGGTGGCGGCGTGGGCGGCTTCTGCGTCCCGAACGCCCAGCACGCCGTGCGTCAGGCGAAGCTCCTGGCCAAGAACGTCGTCGCCGTGCTCCGTGGCGAGAGCCCTAAGGAGTATTTCCACAAGAACCTCGGCGCTGTCGCGGGCCTCGGTCTGTACAACGGCGTCTTCCAGTCCGGCAAGATCGCGCTCAAGGGCTTCATCGCCTGGCTCGCGCACCGCGGCTACCACGGCCTCGCGATGCCGACGTGGGAGCGCAAGTGGCGCGTGCTCTGGGGCTGGTGGAACAACCTGTGGCTGGGCCGCGACCTCGTGAACCTGCAGACGGTGCAGAACCCTCGCTACGTCTTCGAGGAGTTCGCCGCCCGCCCGCGTCCCGCCGCACCCGCGGACACTGCTCCGGCGTCTGGTGCCCCGGCGGCGAAGGCCCCGGCCGCCGAGAAGCCGGCCGCTGCCCCCGCGGCGGAGACGCCTGCAGAGATCAAGAAGCCGGCCGCCAAGCGGCCCGCAGCCAAGAAGGCTCCGGCCTCTTCGACGAAGGACTCCGCGGAGACCGCCGCGGCGAAGTGA
- a CDS encoding cation-transporting ATPase, giving the protein MSKLSRLIRLATDAIDAKGGSPGARAGDGTRPSTDWSGMIRSAVDAVRAQDPQPQRPTTPSAASSTPDARPGGARASTSGTYAPPPAPGAAGGRDVTAADRAAIARYDYLLQTADPHRIEQIHREAFTRLTPTQREHVEARMRAELPAEERPRSSSPDDLARAAGRTEAMRPGRLRGLLSRVRGGGAGGAAVAAGGAAVGVLGVVAGGAVVSTVAAPLLEQAAGLGVDFEALASGVDLDALAGGADEILGSAGEAVSGLGEAATGWGERLGDLGIPGIGDILGR; this is encoded by the coding sequence ATGTCGAAGCTCTCCCGCCTGATCCGCCTCGCCACCGATGCCATCGATGCGAAGGGCGGAAGTCCCGGTGCGCGTGCCGGCGACGGCACTCGCCCCTCGACGGACTGGAGCGGGATGATCCGGAGCGCGGTGGACGCCGTCCGAGCCCAGGACCCCCAGCCGCAACGCCCGACCACGCCTTCTGCCGCCTCCTCGACTCCGGACGCCCGTCCCGGTGGCGCACGAGCGTCCACCTCGGGCACGTACGCCCCACCGCCGGCCCCTGGTGCCGCCGGCGGGCGCGACGTCACCGCGGCGGACCGTGCGGCCATCGCCCGGTACGACTACCTCCTGCAGACGGCCGACCCCCACCGGATCGAGCAGATCCATCGCGAGGCCTTCACGCGCCTCACGCCGACGCAGCGGGAGCACGTCGAGGCCCGCATGCGGGCCGAGCTCCCCGCGGAAGAGCGGCCGCGCTCGTCCTCCCCTGACGACCTCGCCCGCGCGGCCGGGCGGACCGAGGCGATGCGACCGGGCCGTCTGCGCGGACTCCTCTCCCGTGTCCGCGGCGGCGGTGCGGGCGGGGCCGCGGTCGCTGCGGGCGGCGCGGCGGTCGGCGTGCTGGGCGTCGTGGCCGGCGGCGCCGTCGTGAGCACCGTGGCCGCACCGCTCCTGGAGCAGGCGGCGGGGCTCGGCGTGGACTTCGAGGCCCTGGCCTCCGGCGTCGACCTCGATGCTCTGGCCGGCGGCGCCGACGAGATCCTCGGCTCGGCCGGCGAGGCCGTGTCGGGGCTCGGCGAGGCGGCGACCGGTTGGGGGGAGCGGCTCGGTGATCTCGGCATCCCCGGGATCGGCGACATCCTCGGACGGTGA
- a CDS encoding alanine racemase has translation MLDLTDELSPVPGGPAVAPEWEDPGRYWPRLSAATGHLPAPVAVIDREALRYNAMDLLVRAGGLPIRVASKSVRVRAVLDAVLRLPGFRGILAFTLEEALWLAETHDDIVLGYPTVDRAALERLCADEQAAQRITLMIDDPVHLDLVDSVAAPSARPELRVAIDVDASWRSALLGHIGVRRSALFSAGEVAAFARKVAARPGFRLVGLQMYDAQIAGQGDAGPDGPLIRRVQARSRDELRERRAAIVSAVGAVTPLEFLNGGGTGSLEFSGSDESLTEASAGSGLLGGHLFDGYRSFRPAPAAAFAFDVVRRPAVDIATVLGGGWIASGPAVASRQPRPVWPANLRTLPREAAGEVQTPVQGPTAATLGVGDRVWFRHAKSGEPAERIAAYHLVSGDEVVDELPTYRGEGKAFL, from the coding sequence GTGCTCGACCTCACCGACGAACTGAGCCCCGTCCCGGGCGGCCCCGCGGTCGCCCCCGAATGGGAGGACCCGGGCCGCTACTGGCCGCGCTTGTCGGCGGCGACCGGGCATCTTCCGGCGCCGGTCGCGGTGATCGATCGCGAGGCCCTCCGCTACAACGCGATGGACCTGCTCGTCCGTGCGGGCGGTCTGCCGATCCGGGTGGCGTCGAAGTCGGTGCGGGTGCGTGCGGTCCTCGATGCCGTGCTGCGCCTCCCGGGTTTCCGCGGCATCCTCGCGTTCACGCTGGAGGAGGCCCTCTGGCTCGCGGAGACGCACGACGACATCGTGCTGGGCTACCCGACGGTCGACCGGGCCGCCCTCGAACGGCTCTGCGCCGACGAACAGGCGGCGCAGCGCATCACTCTCATGATCGACGACCCGGTGCACCTTGATCTCGTCGACAGCGTTGCGGCTCCTTCGGCGCGGCCCGAGCTCCGGGTGGCGATCGACGTCGACGCGTCCTGGCGATCGGCGCTGCTCGGACACATCGGCGTCCGCCGCTCGGCCCTCTTCTCGGCCGGTGAGGTCGCGGCGTTCGCTCGGAAGGTCGCGGCGCGCCCCGGCTTCCGTCTCGTGGGGCTGCAGATGTACGACGCGCAGATCGCGGGACAGGGCGACGCCGGCCCCGATGGGCCGCTCATCCGTCGAGTCCAGGCCCGGTCGCGTGACGAGCTGCGGGAGCGGCGGGCGGCGATCGTCTCCGCAGTCGGCGCGGTGACGCCCCTCGAGTTCCTCAACGGCGGGGGGACGGGCTCCCTCGAGTTCAGCGGCAGCGACGAGTCCCTCACCGAGGCCAGCGCGGGCAGCGGCCTGCTCGGGGGACACCTGTTCGACGGGTACCGGTCCTTCCGGCCCGCACCGGCCGCCGCGTTCGCCTTCGACGTCGTGCGCCGTCCCGCGGTGGACATCGCCACCGTGCTGGGCGGCGGCTGGATCGCCTCCGGTCCCGCGGTCGCCTCGCGGCAGCCGCGCCCGGTGTGGCCGGCGAACCTCCGCACGCTTCCGCGGGAGGCGGCCGGAGAGGTGCAGACGCCGGTGCAGGGGCCGACCGCCGCGACCCTGGGCGTCGGCGATCGCGTCTGGTTCCGTCACGCCAAGAGCGGCGAACCGGCAGAGCGCATCGCCGCCTACCACCTCGTCTCCGGCGACGAGGTCGTCGACGAGCTGCCGACGTATCGCGGCGAGGGGAAGGCGTTCCTGTGA
- a CDS encoding D-arabinono-1,4-lactone oxidase, protein MTRIGGTWQNWGRSASVRPVRVERPRSPEGVQRAVRAAARQGLTIKAVGAGHSFTGIAVAPGVLLELDDLQGLVSADVASGHVTLLAGTRLHRIPGLLARYGLAMENLGDIDRQSIAGAISTGTHGTGAGFGGLATQVVGVTLITADGEFLRIDEAHSPELLPAVALGLGALGIIVEVTLQCVPTFVMHAIDEPVPLDEVLSTIDERIAAADHFEFYWFPHTDVALTKRQSRLPESTRRKPLPIVGRWVDETLLANGVYRVVCAAGQAVPAITPPFNRLAVRLTGDREYTDLSNRVLTQSRTVRFREMEYALPAAEVVPAFRALQELIAQRGWRIEFPVEVRFAAADDRWLSTAHDRATAYIAVHRYWRADPTVYFGAVEEIMLAHGGRPHWGKLHTLTHETLRDRYPRFDDFVAVRDRLDPERRFTNRYLERVLGS, encoded by the coding sequence GTGACGAGGATCGGCGGCACCTGGCAGAACTGGGGCCGATCGGCGTCCGTCCGCCCGGTCCGGGTCGAGCGCCCGCGCAGCCCCGAAGGCGTGCAGCGCGCCGTGCGGGCAGCGGCGCGGCAGGGGCTGACGATCAAAGCGGTCGGCGCCGGTCACAGCTTCACCGGGATCGCCGTCGCGCCCGGTGTGCTCCTCGAACTCGACGATCTCCAGGGCCTCGTCTCGGCGGACGTCGCGAGCGGACACGTCACGCTCCTCGCCGGCACGCGGCTGCATCGCATCCCCGGGCTGCTCGCGCGCTACGGTCTCGCGATGGAGAACCTCGGCGACATCGACCGGCAATCCATCGCGGGCGCGATCTCCACGGGCACGCACGGGACCGGCGCCGGCTTCGGCGGTCTCGCCACGCAGGTGGTGGGGGTGACCCTCATCACCGCAGACGGGGAGTTCCTCCGCATCGATGAGGCGCACAGTCCCGAGCTGCTGCCGGCGGTCGCCCTGGGGCTGGGTGCGCTCGGCATCATCGTCGAGGTGACGCTGCAGTGCGTGCCGACGTTCGTGATGCATGCGATCGACGAGCCGGTGCCCCTGGACGAGGTGCTCTCCACGATCGACGAACGCATCGCCGCGGCCGACCACTTCGAGTTCTACTGGTTCCCGCACACCGACGTGGCACTGACCAAGCGGCAATCGCGGCTGCCCGAGTCGACGCGGAGAAAGCCTCTGCCGATCGTGGGCCGGTGGGTGGACGAAACCCTTCTCGCCAACGGCGTGTACCGCGTCGTCTGCGCGGCGGGACAGGCCGTCCCGGCGATCACGCCGCCGTTCAACCGGCTCGCCGTGCGGCTCACCGGGGACCGGGAGTACACCGACCTGTCGAACCGCGTGCTCACCCAGAGTCGGACCGTGCGGTTCCGCGAGATGGAGTACGCGCTGCCGGCCGCCGAGGTCGTGCCGGCGTTCCGCGCCCTCCAGGAGCTCATCGCACAGCGCGGCTGGCGCATCGAATTCCCCGTGGAGGTGCGGTTCGCGGCGGCGGACGACCGCTGGCTCTCGACGGCGCACGACCGCGCGACCGCGTACATCGCGGTGCACCGGTACTGGCGGGCGGACCCGACCGTGTACTTCGGCGCGGTGGAGGAGATCATGCTGGCGCACGGCGGCCGCCCGCACTGGGGCAAGCTGCACACGCTGACGCACGAGACCCTGCGTGACCGGTATCCCCGCTTCGACGACTTCGTGGCAGTGCGCGACCGCCTCGATCCGGAGCGCCGGTTCACGAACCGGTACCTGGAGCGGGTTCTGGGCAGCTGA
- a CDS encoding LemA family protein: protein MEWLVPVLIVVGVILLVGVYLWATYNSLVQLNVRVDEAWSGITVQLKRRADLIPNLIETVKGYASHEKAVFENVTRARAETLSAGSPGEAGIAEGHLQQALRSLFAVAEAYPQLQASQNFLQVQQALVDTEDKIQAARRFYNGGVRELNTKIKVFPNNLFAKGLGFTEREFFEVADSGAISEPPRVQF, encoded by the coding sequence ATGGAATGGCTCGTGCCGGTACTGATCGTCGTCGGGGTGATCCTGCTCGTCGGCGTCTATCTCTGGGCGACGTACAACTCGCTGGTGCAGCTGAACGTCCGCGTGGACGAAGCCTGGAGCGGCATCACGGTCCAGCTCAAGCGCCGTGCCGACCTCATCCCGAATCTCATCGAGACGGTCAAGGGCTATGCCTCGCACGAGAAGGCGGTGTTCGAGAACGTCACCCGCGCCCGTGCCGAGACCCTCTCCGCCGGCAGCCCCGGTGAGGCGGGGATCGCCGAAGGGCACCTGCAGCAGGCGCTGCGCAGCCTCTTCGCCGTGGCCGAGGCCTACCCGCAGCTTCAGGCGAGCCAGAACTTCCTGCAGGTGCAGCAGGCCCTCGTCGACACCGAGGACAAGATCCAGGCCGCGCGGCGCTTCTACAACGGCGGGGTGAGGGAGCTGAACACGAAGATCAAGGTGTTCCCCAACAACCTCTTCGCCAAGGGGCTCGGCTTCACGGAGCGCGAGTTCTTCGAGGTCGCCGACAGCGGCGCCATCTCCGAGCCGCCGCGCGTGCAGTTCTGA
- a CDS encoding Rv0361 family membrane protein: MTRRHRWLLAGLVAVVAVAAGVWWGVSTLRSPTPEEAVRDYLRALETGDPEAVTATGTAVSDRALAAFAGAASTIEDAQVTGVRDSDGEASATVTFRLDGDEHEARLRLDQEDGRWVVDASGLGTLRATTTVGTAVQVGDAVLPVAEDAALLPAVYPVAAAPLTLLTGTTEAVVLPGGDATATVTAALRPEATEAAQSQLEAYLETCTAGGSAIPENCGIRIPWGTEFREVSDVAFRVERFPMVTLTPTTFAADDGVLEATVTGTGQNGTTRSVTYRSTAWSVRGGVEITADELALTVW; the protein is encoded by the coding sequence ATGACCCGTCGTCACCGGTGGCTCCTGGCCGGTCTCGTCGCGGTCGTCGCCGTGGCGGCAGGGGTGTGGTGGGGTGTCTCCACGCTCCGCTCGCCCACCCCGGAAGAGGCCGTGCGGGACTACCTCCGGGCTCTGGAGACGGGCGATCCGGAGGCGGTCACGGCGACCGGGACCGCGGTGTCCGACCGCGCCCTCGCCGCCTTCGCCGGGGCAGCCTCGACCATCGAGGACGCCCAGGTCACGGGGGTCCGCGACAGCGACGGCGAGGCGTCAGCGACCGTGACGTTCCGGCTCGACGGGGACGAGCACGAGGCTCGGCTGAGGCTGGATCAGGAGGACGGGCGCTGGGTCGTCGACGCCTCCGGCCTCGGCACGCTCCGCGCCACGACGACGGTCGGGACGGCCGTGCAGGTCGGCGACGCCGTCCTCCCGGTGGCGGAGGATGCGGCGCTGCTGCCTGCCGTGTATCCCGTGGCGGCCGCGCCCCTGACGCTGCTGACGGGGACGACCGAGGCCGTCGTGCTGCCCGGCGGCGACGCCACGGCGACAGTGACCGCCGCGCTCCGCCCCGAGGCGACCGAGGCCGCGCAGTCGCAGCTCGAGGCCTACCTGGAGACCTGCACGGCCGGTGGAAGCGCGATTCCCGAGAACTGCGGCATCCGGATCCCCTGGGGCACGGAGTTCCGAGAGGTCTCCGATGTCGCCTTCCGCGTCGAGCGGTTCCCGATGGTGACCCTCACCCCGACGACGTTCGCCGCCGACGACGGCGTCCTCGAGGCGACGGTGACCGGCACCGGACAGAACGGGACGACGCGGTCGGTCACCTATCGCAGCACCGCATGGAGCGTGCGCGGAGGCGTCGAGATCACCGCAGACGAACTCGCCCTCACCGTGTGGTGA
- a CDS encoding winged helix-turn-helix domain-containing protein, translated as MTDTLSPAQARRIALAAQGFTRARPATVSGRHLHRVMDRLGVLQIDSVNVFARSHYLPLFSRLGAYDPALLDRLFLSRTTHYVEYLAHEATFIPVEDWPLWRFRMDDFRRRWSAEDSWLRSNARTVEWVQDELRARGPLRPVDLRADAPRERGTWWDWDEVKLALEHLWRTGDVAVSGRRGFERTYALAEQVIPDGIRSREIPREDAIRELVRRAARSSGVGTAADLADYYRLRDRAAVTAAIADLVDTEEVQPVSVRGWERGGRPLPAWRHRDAVLPRRVETAALLTPFDPVVWFRERALRAFELDYRIEIYVPAAKRRYGYYSLPVLVGDRIVARVDLKADRGTSTLQVQSAWWEPQARPGDAEAIAAELLRAAQWQRLEQVSVSGWGDATAAVHAALASTAPGVVRRHVHVREGVA; from the coding sequence GTGACCGACACCCTCAGTCCCGCTCAGGCACGCCGGATCGCCCTCGCCGCCCAGGGCTTCACCCGCGCACGTCCGGCCACCGTCTCCGGGCGCCATCTGCACCGCGTGATGGACCGGCTCGGCGTGCTGCAGATCGACTCCGTCAACGTGTTCGCCCGGTCGCACTACCTCCCGCTGTTCTCCCGTCTCGGCGCCTATGATCCCGCGCTCCTCGACCGCCTCTTCCTGTCCCGCACGACCCATTACGTGGAGTATCTCGCCCATGAGGCGACTTTCATCCCCGTCGAGGACTGGCCCCTGTGGCGGTTCCGCATGGACGACTTCCGGCGACGCTGGTCCGCGGAGGACTCCTGGCTCCGCTCGAATGCCCGGACGGTGGAGTGGGTGCAGGACGAGCTTCGCGCGCGCGGACCCCTGCGCCCCGTCGACCTCCGTGCCGATGCCCCGCGCGAGCGCGGCACCTGGTGGGACTGGGACGAGGTCAAGCTCGCTCTCGAGCATCTGTGGCGCACGGGCGATGTGGCCGTGAGCGGGCGGCGGGGGTTCGAACGCACGTACGCCCTCGCCGAGCAGGTCATCCCGGACGGCATCCGGTCCCGGGAGATCCCGCGGGAGGACGCCATCCGCGAGCTCGTCCGGCGTGCGGCGCGCTCCAGCGGCGTCGGCACCGCGGCCGATCTCGCGGACTACTACCGTCTCCGCGACCGCGCTGCGGTGACGGCGGCGATCGCCGACCTCGTGGACACCGAAGAGGTGCAGCCGGTGAGCGTCCGCGGCTGGGAGCGTGGTGGCAGACCTCTCCCCGCCTGGCGGCACCGGGACGCCGTGCTCCCACGCCGGGTCGAGACCGCCGCCCTGCTGACCCCCTTCGATCCGGTGGTGTGGTTCCGGGAACGCGCGTTGCGGGCATTCGAGCTCGACTACCGCATCGAGATCTACGTCCCGGCTGCGAAGCGCCGCTACGGCTACTACTCGCTGCCCGTGCTCGTCGGCGACCGGATCGTGGCGCGCGTCGACCTCAAGGCCGACCGCGGCACCTCGACCCTCCAGGTGCAGTCGGCGTGGTGGGAGCCGCAGGCTCGCCCGGGTGATGCCGAGGCGATCGCCGCGGAGCTCCTGCGGGCCGCGCAGTGGCAGCGCCTCGAGCAGGTGTCGGTCTCCGGGTGGGGCGATGCGACCGCAGCCGTCCACGCGGCGCTCGCCTCGACCGCGCCGGGCGTGGTGCGGCGTCATGTCCACGTGCGCGAGGGTGTCGCATGA
- a CDS encoding AI-2E family transporter — protein MSEDQRPRLRDLFRPRPVVTDRTVTTEADEAVPLPLRITASYAWRLLLIAAAIGVFIWLVMLLKLLVIPLMVGILITALLWPAFSWMLRHGFPRWLAIAVSLIGTAAIVTGLMWLVVWQVRAQLPDVQQRTTEALDQFQVWLHEGPLSLSDTQIADYLQQGLDFISEQAQVLWTGALAIGTTVGHVATGALLSLFILICLLADGAGIWRWTLRIFPRKARPAVDGAARNGWTTIVNYARTQLFVATIDAIGIGLGAFLLQVPLALPVAVLVFLGSFIPIVGAVVTGAVAVFLALVYNGPWIALWMLVVVLAVQQIEGHILQPIMMGSAVKVHPLAVVLVVAGGAMIAGIPGALFAVPLAAFVNVAAVTISSGSWRTGVGPSGDLIWSTVPRERRRRNR, from the coding sequence ATGAGCGAGGACCAGCGACCCCGGCTGCGCGATCTGTTCCGTCCGCGCCCCGTGGTGACCGACCGGACCGTGACCACCGAAGCCGACGAAGCGGTGCCGCTGCCTCTGCGCATCACGGCGAGCTACGCCTGGCGCCTGCTGCTCATCGCAGCGGCCATCGGCGTCTTCATCTGGCTGGTGATGCTGCTCAAGCTCCTCGTCATCCCGCTCATGGTCGGGATCCTCATCACCGCCCTGCTGTGGCCGGCGTTCTCCTGGATGCTGCGCCACGGGTTCCCGCGCTGGCTCGCGATCGCCGTCTCGCTCATCGGCACCGCGGCGATCGTCACGGGACTCATGTGGCTCGTGGTGTGGCAGGTGCGCGCCCAGCTCCCCGACGTGCAGCAGCGCACGACCGAGGCCTTGGACCAGTTCCAGGTCTGGCTGCACGAGGGCCCGCTGAGTCTGTCGGACACGCAGATCGCGGACTATCTGCAGCAGGGCCTCGACTTCATCAGCGAGCAGGCGCAGGTCCTCTGGACGGGGGCCCTCGCGATCGGGACCACCGTGGGGCACGTCGCCACGGGGGCGCTGCTGTCCCTGTTCATCCTCATCTGCCTCCTCGCGGACGGCGCCGGTATCTGGCGCTGGACGCTCCGGATCTTCCCGCGGAAGGCCCGTCCCGCTGTCGACGGTGCCGCGCGCAACGGCTGGACGACGATCGTCAACTACGCCAGGACGCAGCTGTTCGTGGCGACGATCGACGCGATCGGCATCGGCCTCGGTGCCTTCCTGCTCCAGGTCCCGCTCGCGCTGCCCGTCGCCGTCCTGGTGTTCCTCGGCTCGTTCATCCCGATCGTCGGTGCGGTCGTGACCGGTGCGGTCGCCGTGTTCCTCGCGCTCGTCTACAACGGCCCGTGGATCGCGCTCTGGATGCTCGTGGTCGTGCTGGCCGTGCAGCAGATCGAGGGTCACATCCTGCAGCCGATCATGATGGGCTCCGCCGTCAAGGTGCACCCGCTCGCCGTCGTCCTCGTGGTCGCGGGCGGCGCGATGATCGCGGGGATCCCCGGCGCCCTCTTCGCCGTTCCGCTGGCCGCGTTCGTGAACGTGGCGGCGGTGACCATCAGCTCGGGATCCTGGCGCACCGGCGTCGGGCCGAGCGGAGACCTGATCTGGAGCACAGTTCCGCGCGAGCGGAGACGGAGGAATCGATGA
- the ilvA gene encoding threonine ammonia-lyase, with protein MSAVPSLTEFQDAARSLAEVISHTPTLPSRALSDALGAPVLLKMENLQRTGSFKIRGAAYRLSRLSAEERSRGVVAASAGNHAQGVALAAQALGIPATIFMPLGVPVPKLLATRGYGADVVLEGETVATSLRLAAEFSERTGAVLIHPFDHRDIVIGQGTLGLELLEDAPEIDTVVLGIGGGGLIAGVAAAVKAKAAELGRTIRVIGVQAENAAAVPPSLAAGEPVDIVTRPTIADGILVARPGAVPFEIIKELVDEVVTVSDDDLARAMLVLLEQAKVVVEPAGAAGVAAILSGRVSATGTTMAVLSGGNIDPLLLQRVVSHGLAASGRYLTIRIPLPDRPGQLARVSELIAEAGANVIEAMHTRHGHGLQISEVILELSVETRGAEHSAHTLDTLRRAGFAPIVVPD; from the coding sequence ATGAGCGCAGTCCCCAGCCTGACCGAGTTCCAGGACGCGGCTCGAAGTCTGGCTGAGGTGATCTCGCACACCCCGACCCTGCCCTCGCGGGCGCTGTCCGATGCGCTCGGCGCCCCGGTGCTGCTGAAGATGGAGAACCTGCAGCGCACGGGCTCCTTCAAGATCCGCGGTGCGGCCTACCGCCTCTCCCGGCTCAGCGCGGAGGAGCGCTCCCGCGGCGTCGTGGCGGCCTCGGCCGGGAACCACGCACAGGGCGTCGCCCTGGCCGCCCAGGCACTCGGCATCCCCGCGACGATCTTCATGCCGCTCGGGGTCCCGGTTCCGAAGCTCCTCGCCACACGCGGGTACGGCGCGGACGTGGTGCTCGAGGGGGAGACGGTCGCCACCTCGCTGCGCCTGGCCGCCGAGTTCTCGGAGCGCACCGGTGCCGTGCTCATCCATCCCTTCGATCACCGTGACATCGTCATCGGGCAGGGCACACTCGGCCTGGAACTGCTGGAGGATGCGCCCGAGATCGACACCGTCGTCCTCGGGATCGGCGGCGGCGGGCTGATCGCCGGCGTCGCCGCAGCGGTGAAGGCCAAGGCCGCGGAACTCGGTCGCACGATCCGCGTGATCGGCGTGCAGGCGGAGAACGCGGCCGCCGTCCCGCCGTCGCTGGCGGCCGGGGAGCCGGTCGACATCGTCACGCGCCCCACCATCGCGGACGGCATCCTCGTCGCGCGACCGGGCGCCGTGCCGTTCGAGATCATCAAGGAGCTCGTCGACGAGGTCGTCACGGTCTCCGACGACGACCTCGCGCGCGCGATGCTCGTGCTCCTGGAACAGGCGAAGGTCGTGGTCGAGCCGGCCGGTGCGGCAGGCGTCGCCGCCATCCTCTCCGGACGCGTGTCGGCGACCGGCACGACGATGGCGGTGCTGTCCGGCGGCAACATCGACCCGCTCCTGCTGCAGCGGGTGGTGTCGCACGGCCTCGCGGCCTCCGGGCGGTACCTGACGATCCGCATCCCGCTACCCGACCGTCCGGGTCAGCTCGCCCGCGTGTCCGAGCTCATCGCGGAGGCGGGAGCGAACGTCATCGAGGCCATGCACACCCGTCACGGCCACGGACTCCAGATCAGCGAGGTCATCCTCGAACTGAGCGTGGAGACCCGCGGGGCGGAGCACTCGGCCCACACGCTGGACACCCTCCGTCGCGCCGGGTTCGCGCCCATCGTCGTCCCGGACTGA
- the greA gene encoding transcription elongation factor GreA → MSTDAQVPFLTQEAYDRLVAELEHLSTVGRDEIAKRIEAAREEGDLKENGGYHAAKDEQGKQEARIRTLEALLKTAKVGEAPASRGIVEPGTVVTAVVAGGEEVFLLGSREIAAAGSDLDVYSEASPLGQAILGLKVGESSSYEAPNGRSISVEIVKVETYTG, encoded by the coding sequence ATGTCCACCGATGCTCAGGTCCCCTTCCTCACGCAGGAAGCCTACGACCGGCTCGTCGCCGAGCTGGAACACCTCTCCACCGTCGGCCGCGACGAGATCGCCAAGCGCATCGAGGCGGCCCGCGAGGAGGGCGACCTCAAGGAGAACGGCGGCTACCACGCGGCGAAGGACGAGCAGGGCAAGCAGGAGGCGCGCATCCGCACCCTGGAGGCGCTGCTGAAGACCGCGAAGGTGGGCGAGGCTCCCGCCAGCCGCGGCATCGTCGAGCCGGGCACTGTCGTGACCGCGGTCGTCGCGGGCGGCGAGGAGGTCTTCCTCCTCGGCAGCCGCGAGATCGCCGCCGCCGGCAGCGACCTCGACGTCTACAGCGAGGCCAGCCCGCTGGGCCAGGCGATCCTCGGCCTCAAGGTCGGTGAGTCCTCGTCGTACGAGGCGCCGAACGGCCGCTCGATCAGCGTCGAGATCGTGAAGGTCGAGACCTACACGGGCTGA